The Cydia amplana chromosome 11, ilCydAmpl1.1, whole genome shotgun sequence genome includes a region encoding these proteins:
- the LOC134651926 gene encoding uncharacterized protein LOC134651926 isoform X1 produces the protein MAGVLFIVNIPCKEHEEDLREKVKSSKLLMQKEKYEHTSKVIRELKKNKKFGNLAFESYTYEEKGLQNCKSMECVNGSSDYGLVKSKSDNMLNESYKWDVGSQFDRKSWRVKQAIRLRKRKLRISRPLCITDVLTAFHWDTPLELILSEVITQLGIDNATWTSTRGDKYWQVLFSLESSDVCEELLQVLGKFGIGSRFQSSVSLIPCALHFKAAETDLPRNGSEKFRSADASAWTRFSSSVRARTNLAQVLHDVRAEAALTFDWLFLLLVAAFVSAIGLAENSTVILVASMLISPLMGPITAGTLGTAVRDRSLQQMGVLHELLGLFLALVVGFLFGLTISAVDERYGIGQWPTDEMMARCELRSLWVGVLVAIPSGAGVAVAVLGEYTASLVGVAISLSLLPPAVNAGLLWAMALVHLIFADDQNFTGVVTTFYYSNDPPTELAILGSVSLCLTLVNIACIFLAGVAVYKIKEVCPLDGRDILWWRVNRHSQRSPKRNILKKNNNISWEKYSNWSNECSKKDQQEDDGKEPIISPVQSDTVTYRRETPAIRRMRAQNIEDYCTQTEQFNSTPQNYEQNIEDGRHIYNSIDSITPKTDISISDIRFSNNIQSEHFYNKDCITDLDDINSFCNVGFEEQENYEKENLRDQGELSSMPVIEPSSNLTVDAQRRVVLASKSYNV, from the exons ATGGCGGGGGTACTTTTTATCGTGAACATACCATGTAAAGAACACGAAGAAGACTTAAGAGAGAAAGTTAAATCCTCAAAACTCTTAATGCAAAAAGAAAAATACGAGCACACGTCAAAAGTAATCCGGGAActgaagaaaaacaaaaaattcgGAAACTTAGCGTTCGAATCGTATACATACGAGGAGAAAGGATTGCAGAATTGTAAGTCGATGGAATGTGTGAACGGTAGTAGTGATTACGGGTTAGTGAAGTCTAAGAGTGATAATATGTTGAATGAGAGTTACAAGTGGGATGTGGGGAGCCAGTTCGACAGGAAGTCTTGGAGAGTGAAGCAGGCGATAAGGCTGCGGAAGAGGAAGTTGCGGATTTCACGGCCTCTCTGCATCACGGACGTGCTGACTGCTTTTCACTGGGACACGCCTCTTGAGCTG ATTCTGTCCGAGGTTATCACACAACTTGGAATTGATAACGCAACATGGACATCTACCAGAGGAGACAAGTACTGGCAG GTGCTATTTTCCCTGGAATCCAGTGACGTGTGTGAAGAGCTCCTCCAAGTCCTGGGCAAGTTCGGCATCGGCTCCCGTTTCCAGTCCTCCGTGAGCTTGATTCCTTGCGCGCTCCATTTTAAAGCCGCCGAGACTGACCTGCCGCGTAATGGCAGTGAGAAATTTAGAAG cgCCGACGCTTCCGCCTGGACCCGTTTCTCTTCCTCCGTCCGCGCCCGCACGAACTTGGCCCAAGTTCTTCACGACGTACGAGCGGAGGCCGCGCTGACCTTTGATTGGCTGTTCCTGCTGCTCGTGGCTGCCTTCGTATCAGCCATTGGGCTAGCGGAGAACTCCACTGTCATACTAGTCGCTAGTATGCTGATTTCGCCACTTATG GGTCCCATAACAGCGGGCACACTGGGCACGGCCGTCCGGGACCGCTCACTGCAGCAGATGGGCGTGCTACATGAGCTGCTGGGGCTGTTCCTTGCGTTGGTTGTTGGCTTTCTCTTCGGCCTGACCATCAGCGCCGTGGACGAACGCTATGGTATCGGCCAGTGGCCTACGGATGAGATGATGGCGAG GTGTGAACTCCGCTCGCTGTGGGTGGGAGTGCTGGTAGCGATACCTAGCGGCGCTGGAGTGGCAGTAGCCGTGCTTGGAGAATACACCGCTTCACTAGTCGGCGTTGCCATCTCCCTGTCGCTGCTGCCACCTGCAGTTAACGCT GGATTGTTATGGGCGATGGCGTTAGTCCACCTGATATTTGCTGACGACCAGAACTTTACCGGAGTAGTGACCACATTCTACTATAGCAACGACCCGCCCACTGAGCTGGCGATCCTCGGCTCGGTATCGCTGTGTCTCACACTCGTCAATATTGCCTGCATATTCCTTGCAGGCGTCGCTGTTTATAAG ATTAAAGAAGTATGTCCCCTGGATGGACGAGACATTTTATGGTGGAGAGTTAATCGCCATTCACAGAGGTCCCCGAAGCGAAATATTCTGAAGAAAAACAACAATATATCGTGGGAAAAATACAG CAATTGGTCGAACGAGTGTTCTAAAAAGGATCAGCAGGAAGACGACGGGAAGGAGCCGATAATCTCGCCGGTTCAGAGTGACACGGTCACCTACAGGAGAGAAACGCCTGCCATTCGGCGCATGAGAGCTCAAAATATAGAGGATTATTGCACACAGACAGAaca GTTCAATTCAACGCCCCAAAATTATGAACAAAATATTGAAGATGGAAGACACATCTACAACAGCATAGATAGTATTACGCCTAAAACAGATATATCAATATCAGACATACGATTTTCCAACAACATACAGAGCGAACACTTTTATAACAAAGACTGTATTACAGATCTCGATGACATTAATAGCTTCTGTAACGTAGGTTTCGAAGAGCAAGAAAACTATGAAAAAGAAAACTTACGTGATCAAGGTGAACTGTCGTCGATGCCCGTTATAGAGCCGTCTTCGAATCTCACGGTGGACGCGCAGCGGCGGGTGGTTTTAGCTAGTAAGTCTTATAATGTTTGA
- the LOC134651926 gene encoding uncharacterized protein LOC134651926 isoform X2 — protein sequence MAGVLFIVNIPCKEHEEDLREKVKSSKLLMQKEKYEHTSKVIRELKKNKKFGNLAFESYTYEEKGLQNCKSMECVNGSSDYGLVKSKSDNMLNESYKWDVGSQFDRKSWRVKQAIRLRKRKLRISRPLCITDVLTAFHWDTPLELILSEVITQLGIDNATWTSTRGDKYWQVLFSLESSDVCEELLQVLGKFGIGSRFQSSVSLIPCALHFKAAETDLPRNGSEKFRSADASAWTRFSSSVRARTNLAQVLHDVRAEAALTFDWLFLLLVAAFVSAIGLAENSTVILVASMLISPLMGPITAGTLGTAVRDRSLQQMGVLHELLGLFLALVVGFLFGLTISAVDERYGIGQWPTDEMMARCELRSLWVGVLVAIPSGAGVAVAVLGEYTASLVGVAISLSLLPPAVNAIKEVCPLDGRDILWWRVNRHSQRSPKRNILKKNNNISWEKYSNWSNECSKKDQQEDDGKEPIISPVQSDTVTYRRETPAIRRMRAQNIEDYCTQTEQFNSTPQNYEQNIEDGRHIYNSIDSITPKTDISISDIRFSNNIQSEHFYNKDCITDLDDINSFCNVGFEEQENYEKENLRDQGELSSMPVIEPSSNLTVDAQRRVVLASKSYNV from the exons ATGGCGGGGGTACTTTTTATCGTGAACATACCATGTAAAGAACACGAAGAAGACTTAAGAGAGAAAGTTAAATCCTCAAAACTCTTAATGCAAAAAGAAAAATACGAGCACACGTCAAAAGTAATCCGGGAActgaagaaaaacaaaaaattcgGAAACTTAGCGTTCGAATCGTATACATACGAGGAGAAAGGATTGCAGAATTGTAAGTCGATGGAATGTGTGAACGGTAGTAGTGATTACGGGTTAGTGAAGTCTAAGAGTGATAATATGTTGAATGAGAGTTACAAGTGGGATGTGGGGAGCCAGTTCGACAGGAAGTCTTGGAGAGTGAAGCAGGCGATAAGGCTGCGGAAGAGGAAGTTGCGGATTTCACGGCCTCTCTGCATCACGGACGTGCTGACTGCTTTTCACTGGGACACGCCTCTTGAGCTG ATTCTGTCCGAGGTTATCACACAACTTGGAATTGATAACGCAACATGGACATCTACCAGAGGAGACAAGTACTGGCAG GTGCTATTTTCCCTGGAATCCAGTGACGTGTGTGAAGAGCTCCTCCAAGTCCTGGGCAAGTTCGGCATCGGCTCCCGTTTCCAGTCCTCCGTGAGCTTGATTCCTTGCGCGCTCCATTTTAAAGCCGCCGAGACTGACCTGCCGCGTAATGGCAGTGAGAAATTTAGAAG cgCCGACGCTTCCGCCTGGACCCGTTTCTCTTCCTCCGTCCGCGCCCGCACGAACTTGGCCCAAGTTCTTCACGACGTACGAGCGGAGGCCGCGCTGACCTTTGATTGGCTGTTCCTGCTGCTCGTGGCTGCCTTCGTATCAGCCATTGGGCTAGCGGAGAACTCCACTGTCATACTAGTCGCTAGTATGCTGATTTCGCCACTTATG GGTCCCATAACAGCGGGCACACTGGGCACGGCCGTCCGGGACCGCTCACTGCAGCAGATGGGCGTGCTACATGAGCTGCTGGGGCTGTTCCTTGCGTTGGTTGTTGGCTTTCTCTTCGGCCTGACCATCAGCGCCGTGGACGAACGCTATGGTATCGGCCAGTGGCCTACGGATGAGATGATGGCGAG GTGTGAACTCCGCTCGCTGTGGGTGGGAGTGCTGGTAGCGATACCTAGCGGCGCTGGAGTGGCAGTAGCCGTGCTTGGAGAATACACCGCTTCACTAGTCGGCGTTGCCATCTCCCTGTCGCTGCTGCCACCTGCAGTTAACGCT ATTAAAGAAGTATGTCCCCTGGATGGACGAGACATTTTATGGTGGAGAGTTAATCGCCATTCACAGAGGTCCCCGAAGCGAAATATTCTGAAGAAAAACAACAATATATCGTGGGAAAAATACAG CAATTGGTCGAACGAGTGTTCTAAAAAGGATCAGCAGGAAGACGACGGGAAGGAGCCGATAATCTCGCCGGTTCAGAGTGACACGGTCACCTACAGGAGAGAAACGCCTGCCATTCGGCGCATGAGAGCTCAAAATATAGAGGATTATTGCACACAGACAGAaca GTTCAATTCAACGCCCCAAAATTATGAACAAAATATTGAAGATGGAAGACACATCTACAACAGCATAGATAGTATTACGCCTAAAACAGATATATCAATATCAGACATACGATTTTCCAACAACATACAGAGCGAACACTTTTATAACAAAGACTGTATTACAGATCTCGATGACATTAATAGCTTCTGTAACGTAGGTTTCGAAGAGCAAGAAAACTATGAAAAAGAAAACTTACGTGATCAAGGTGAACTGTCGTCGATGCCCGTTATAGAGCCGTCTTCGAATCTCACGGTGGACGCGCAGCGGCGGGTGGTTTTAGCTAGTAAGTCTTATAATGTTTGA
- the LOC134652404 gene encoding uncharacterized protein LOC134652404 — translation MPSGVIFIVCIPSSNYEHVLRYGKPKNFPIQTPSSFKPYQLEVELRNKKSRSIPVQLTQQYYNEAYNATLDNIKEEDKFFTLESILQELLNKLEVSKVVWVSDKPGNYYEVIFPLPTGDECETMLHCLTQLGIGVRWKSVVSVLPCSVVHSAVEQEDYDEDTIIRKSEEAKRWRSFVESIRSKLTVKQVVDGVRGGGELSFDYLTLILTADSLAALGLVENNASNIVAAMLVSPLMGPVMSITFGTIIADRSLVRSGFESLVLGMFFSLVFGFIFGLILGTTEMPWGFGDWPTEEMKSRGNVRALWMGVLWALTSGTGVALALLQGSAGPLIGIAISASLLPPVVNCGLYWALACIWLLYPGVKIPHIKGEAYTGNSSYEPLYHDYLPIEFAVNGIVSCCLTIVNVICIFITAIIFLKIKEVAAPYTSTPDLRRFWEQDIRVAREANRANLHEAEQDERAEFILDDLNQGSDEDIKDKLEAAVQEALDDETYRKVKRMSYQSHIADEVFRTIGMQSRTPVSLRSSRRSSIASPRASVKHPTKKEDIAALDKLLTSLLGTRDNRTRSFRSHRGTPRSSRMPVICENNRRSESWPERIFENSVVSSVLNNLKTSQRNSSAEEPFLTPN, via the exons ATGCCTTCAGGAGTCATATTTATTGTTTGCATTCCCTCAAGTAATTACGAACATGTGTTGAGATACGGGAAACCTAAGAACTTCCCGATCCAGACTCCGTCTTCGTTCAAGCCGTATCAGCTGGAGGTGGAGTTGAGGAATAAGAAGTCTAGAAGTATCCCTGTGCAGCTGACGCAGCAGTATTACAATGAGGCGTATAACGCGACTTTGGATAACATTAAAGAGGAAGATAAATTTTTCACGTTGGAGAGC ATATTGCAAGAGTTGCTAAACAAACTTGAAGTGAGCAAAGTAGTATGGGTCAGCGACAAACCTGGAAACTATTACGAGGTCATATTCCCACTGCCCACTGGAGATGAGTGCGAAACCATGCTGCACTGTCTGACCCAGCTGGGGATTGGGGTTCGATGGAAGTCTGTTGTAAG CGTTTTACCATGCAGTGTTGTACACTCAGCCGTTGAACAGGAGGATTACGACGAAGACACAATAAT AAGAAAATCGGAAGAAGCAAAGCGTTGGCGCAGTTTTGTGGAGTCAATTCGGTCAAAGCTAACTGTGAAGCAAGTGGTTGACGGCGTTCGAGGAGGCGGCGAACTATCCTTCGACTATCTCACTTTAATTCTCACTGCTGA CTCCCTCGCTGCCCTCGGACTGGTAGAAAACAATGCTTCCAACATAGTAGCAGCCATGTTGGTATCACCCCTCATGGGCCCagtgatgtccataactttcgGAACCATCATAGCCGACAGAAGTCTCGTGAGAAGCGGCTTCGAAAGTCTTGTTTTGGGAATGTTCTTCTCGCTggtttttggttttatttttggacTTATTTTGGGAACTACAGAAATGCCTTGGGGTTTTGGTGATTGGCCCACTGAAGAGATGAAATCAAG AGGAAACGTACGTGCCCTTTGGATGGGCGTGCTCTGGGCCTTAACATCAGGCACAGGTGTAGCTTTGGCCTTACTACAGGGGAGCGCTGGGCCTTTGATCGGCATTGCGATTTCGGCATCACTGCTACCACCAGTCGTGAATTGT GGATTATATTGGGCCTTGGCTTGCATCTGGCTGTTGTATCCAGGAGTTAAAATACCGCATATAAAAGGAGAAGCTTACACTGGTAATTCATCTTACGAACCCTTATACCACGATTATCTGCCTATAGAATTCGCTGTTAACG GCATCGTGAGCTGCTGTCTTACAATAGTCAACGTAATCTGCATATTTATCACGGCCATAATATTCTTGAAGATTAAGGAGGTCGCCGCGCCGTACACTTCCACTCCGGATTTGAGGAGGTTTTGGGAACAAGACATTAGAGTGGCTAGGGAGGCAAACAGGGCTAATTTGCACGAAGCCGAACAGGATGAGCGAGCTGA ATTCATTTTGGATGATCTTAACCAGGGATCTGATGAGGATATTAAAGACAAGTTGGAAGCTGCGGTACAAGAAGCCCTTGATGACGAGACTTACAGGAAAGTAAAGCGGATGAGCTACCAGAGCCACATAGCTGACGAG GTATTCCGTACAATCGGCATGCAGTCTCGGACACCAGTCTCCCTACGTTCCAGCCGCCGCTCCAGCATAGCATCACCCCGCGCCAGCGTCAAACATCCCACTAAAAAGGAAGACATCGCCGCACTCGACAAGCTCCTAACCTCCTTACTAGGAACAAGAGACAATAGAACACGATCGTTCCGGTCCCACCGAGGAACCCCGCGGTCTAGCCGCATGCCGGTGATTTGTGAAAACAACAGACGGTCGGAGTCCTGGCCGGAAAGGATATTTGAGAACTCTGTTGTCAGCAGCGTGTTGAATAATTTGAAAACCAGTCAACGGAATTCGTCGGCTGAAGAACCGTTCTTGACTCCTAATTGA
- the LOC134652405 gene encoding mpv17-like protein 2 isoform X1 produces MQKKYLLPRMQSVTMGFRRLMTNFHGYSPVTKFRRVVKVAFSDKYLLYTNVTISLSLSALGDIAEQSYELYCKELECYDAKRTLHMACSGVAVGVLCHHWYKVLDKFIVGKTFDMVVKKLILDQFIFSPIMIVTFFGSLALFEENPLENFQEEVKSKFVTLYQAEWVIWPPAQIINFYFLPTRYRVLYDNTISLGYDIYTSQVKHSKGKKNVSRQ; encoded by the exons ATGCAGAAAAAGTATtt ATTACCCAGAATGCAGTCAGTGACCATGGGCTTCAGAAGGCTGATGACAAATTTCCACGGCTATAGTCCCGTCACCAAGTTCAGAAGAGTAGTGAAAGTGGCGTTcagtgataaatatttattatacacaAATGTTACAATATCCTTAAGTCTATCAGCATTAGGTGATATTGCAGAACAGAGCTATGAACTATACTGTAAGGAATTAGAATGCTATGACGCGAAACGGACTTTACACATGGCATGTTCAGGAGTTGCTGTGGGTGTTTTGTGTCACCATTGGTACAAAGTTTTAGACAAATTTATCGTAGGAAAGACTTTTGATATGGTTGTTAAGAAACTGATACTTGATCAATTCATATTTTCGCCTATAATGATAGTAACTTTCTTTGGAAGTTTGGCGTTGTTTGAAGAGAATCCTTTAGAAAATTTTCAAGAGGAAGTTAAAAGTAAATTTGTTACTCTTTATCAAGCCGAGTGGGTTATATGGCCGCCCGCGCAGATCATTAATTTCTATTTCCTCCCCACTAGATACAGAGTATTGTACGACAATACGATATCATTAGGATATGACATATACACCTCACAAGTTAAACATagtaaaggaaaaaaaaatgtttctagACAGTAA
- the LOC134652405 gene encoding mpv17-like protein 2 isoform X2 — MQSVTMGFRRLMTNFHGYSPVTKFRRVVKVAFSDKYLLYTNVTISLSLSALGDIAEQSYELYCKELECYDAKRTLHMACSGVAVGVLCHHWYKVLDKFIVGKTFDMVVKKLILDQFIFSPIMIVTFFGSLALFEENPLENFQEEVKSKFVTLYQAEWVIWPPAQIINFYFLPTRYRVLYDNTISLGYDIYTSQVKHSKGKKNVSRQ; from the coding sequence ATGCAGTCAGTGACCATGGGCTTCAGAAGGCTGATGACAAATTTCCACGGCTATAGTCCCGTCACCAAGTTCAGAAGAGTAGTGAAAGTGGCGTTcagtgataaatatttattatacacaAATGTTACAATATCCTTAAGTCTATCAGCATTAGGTGATATTGCAGAACAGAGCTATGAACTATACTGTAAGGAATTAGAATGCTATGACGCGAAACGGACTTTACACATGGCATGTTCAGGAGTTGCTGTGGGTGTTTTGTGTCACCATTGGTACAAAGTTTTAGACAAATTTATCGTAGGAAAGACTTTTGATATGGTTGTTAAGAAACTGATACTTGATCAATTCATATTTTCGCCTATAATGATAGTAACTTTCTTTGGAAGTTTGGCGTTGTTTGAAGAGAATCCTTTAGAAAATTTTCAAGAGGAAGTTAAAAGTAAATTTGTTACTCTTTATCAAGCCGAGTGGGTTATATGGCCGCCCGCGCAGATCATTAATTTCTATTTCCTCCCCACTAGATACAGAGTATTGTACGACAATACGATATCATTAGGATATGACATATACACCTCACAAGTTAAACATagtaaaggaaaaaaaaatgtttctagACAGTAA
- the LOC134652407 gene encoding mpv17-like protein 2 produces the protein MAIRRAFSHAYKSVKQAKRAAFTRKNLFYTNVLISVGISTMGDMLEQSYEVYSRKIPGYDLHRTAQMGFSGATAGVICHHWYNILDRIIIGRSLGMVIKKLMLDQFVCSPIIILSFFATVAIFEKNPWENFTDEVRDKFWILYKAEWVVWPPAQIINFYFLPTKYRVLYDNTISLGYDIYTSKVKHDKSLKKERDKE, from the coding sequence ATGGCGATTCGAAGGGCCTTTTCACATGCTTATAAATCCGTCAAGCAAGCTAAAAGAGCAGCATTCACTCGCAAGAACCTGTTTTACACCAATGTCTTAATATCAGTAGGAATCTCAACTATGGGTGACATGCTTGAACAAAGTTATGAAGTGTACAGTAGAAAGATTCCTGGGTACGATTTGCACCGCACCGCACAGATGGGCTTCTCAGGGGCCACCGCCGGTGTAATCTGCCATCACTGGTATAACATACTTGATAGAATTATTATCGGAAGATCTCTGGGTATGGTGATTAAGAAATTGATGCTAGACCAATTTGTTTGTTCACCAATTATAATCTTATCATTCTTTGCCACGGTTGCTATTTTTGAGAAGAATCCTTGGGAGAATTTCACTGATGAAGTCAGGGATAAGTTCTGGATTCTCTACAAAGCTGAATGGGTGGTGTGGCCTCCagcacaaataattaatttttattttttaccaacCAAGTACAGAGTACTGTATGATAACACAATTTCCCTTGGTTATGATATCTACACATCTAAAGTTAAGCATGACAAATCTTTGAAGAAAGAAAGAGATAAGGAATAA